In Paenibacillus durus, the DNA window ATATAAGCAAGACCTCAAAGAAGACAAACAGATTAAAAATATCTCCTGTAAGAAAAGAGCCGTATACGCCAACAAACAGAAAATTGAAGAAGACGTAGTAGTAAGCCTTCTCCCGCTCGGTCTCAATGCCGCCGAAGGAATAGAGAAGAATCCCGAAGCTTGTCACTGCTGCGGTCAGCACAAGCAGCGCGGCGAACATATCCCCCACAAAAACAATCCCGTATGGCGGCGCCCAGCCTCCCATATGCAGAGTTTGAATTCCGTCCGCACGAATGCGGGAAACCAAAACGATTGCAATCGCGATATTAAGTAGGGCGCTGACTATACTGATGAAACGCTGGAGCTGAACCTTCTCCTTCAGAAAAATCAACAGAACAGCGGTACATAGAGGGATTAAAATCGGAAATACCAACAGGTTGCTCATGGTTTATCCCCCTTGATGCTGTCCATATCATCCGTTCCCAAAGTTTGGTGCGCCCGGTAAGCAAGGACGAGGAAAAAGGCGCTGACTCCAAAGCTGATCACGATCGAGGTTAGAATTAACGCCTGCGGCAGGGGATCAACATAGGCTTCTGCTTTATCGCTGAGCACCGGCGCTGCGCCTGTCTTAAGTCCGGCCATTGTCAGAAGAAGCAGATGGACGCCATGTGTTAGCAAGGACGTGCCCAAGATTATGCGCAGAAGGCTCTTCGACAGAATCAGATATACTCCAATCATAAATAAAATCCCGACCGCAACGGCCATTATTAATTCCATTTCACTCATCCCCCCTTATTGTAAAAATAATGCTCATGGTCACCCCGACCACAGCCAGATAAACGCCAAGATCAAACAGCACGGCTGTAGCCAGCTCGGTGTCGCCCATAATCGGCAAATGGAAATGGCCAAAGGAATGGCTTAGGAATGGTGCTCCGAAAGCGAGAGAACCTGCGGCTGTAAGAATAGCAATGAGCAGGCCCATGGCTGTAATCATACGGTAATTCACCGGCATCGCCTTGCGTACTGTATCCATCCCGAAGGCGATAGCCAACAGAATAAGAGCGGCCGAAGCCATAAGCGCGGCAATAAAGCCTCCTCCGGGATGATTGTGTCCGGCAAAGAACAGATAGACCGAAAAGGTGATAATAATGATCACGATGACCTTGGACATCGTCTGCAGGATTACATCATTGCTCCTGAAAGGATAAGCCGGTCTTCCGGGTTTGGCCCCGGCGTACGCCAAATTTCCGGGTTCCATTCTAAGGCTGATCAGGCCAAAGATCCCGAGGGATGCAATCCCCAGCACCATGATTTCGAATAAGGTATCGAAGCCCCGGAAGTCAACCAGAATAACGTTGACTACATTCTTGCCTCCTGCCAAGGAATAGCTTTCTTTAAGGAAGAACTCCGAGATGGGAGCAAACGGACTGCTTCCCATAGCTGCCAGCGCGATAAAGGTCATTGTTATGCCGACGCCCGCGGCAATGATGAGATTCGGCAACTTTAAGCGCATGGGCGCTTTTTCCTTGCTCAACTTCGGAAGATACCTGAAGCAAAGCAGGAACAGAATGACTGAAACAGTCTCCACAATCATTTGCGTTAAAGCAAGATCGGGTGCGCGGAAGATGACGAACAGCAGCGTCACCATATAGCCGACAGCACCGGTGAACAGAACCGCATTGACCCGGGATTTGGCAAAAGGTACGGTAACCGCTGCCAGCAGCATAACGGCAATGACGGCCATTTCATAGAAGGACAGCGGAGCATAATGGTTCATTCCCAGCGATATGCCCTTTTCGCCGAGCATAACACTCGCCAAGGCAATGATAAAAAAGCTGAAGATATAGAGCAGATAGTGCCGGTTGGAGCCGGTCATATAAAGATTTGTAAAGCGGCCCGAGCCGCGCTCCAGCAATCGAAGAGATCCATCATACATACGGTTCAGTAAATTTCGTGTGTTCCATTCGCGGTCCAGCATCCGCAATCGGCTGTATCCTCTGAACAACAGCGTACCGGCCGCAATAACGCCCAGCGTCATGAAGACCTCAGGGGTCCAGCCGTGCCAGAAATGGATAGAGACGCTAAACGTTTCCTCTGGCGTCAGTAATCCGTTATGGACGGCGGCCATGGCCGGCTCGATTAATGAATAAGACAGCAGTCCTGGAAAGAAGCCGAATACCACAGCCAATGAAACCAGAACCACCGGGGAAATCAGCAGGCCAAGCGGCGCTTCATGCGGTATTTTATCCAATTTGTCTTCTTTAAGCTTTCCGGTAAATGTCTTAAAAACCAGGATCATGCTGTAAACAAAGGTGAACACGCTCGCGATCCAGGCAACCGCTGGAAACAGGATCATCCACGAGTGTCCATCCAGAACATCGAACTCCCGAATATTCAGTACGGCTGTAAAGAACATTTCTTTGCTTAAGAAGCCGCTAAGCGGAGGCAGTCCCGCCATGGAGAATGCCCCGATCACCGCTACGGAGAACGTGACTGGCATCAGGGACATTAATCCGCCAAGCCTGCGCAGATCTCTTGTATTCGTTTCATGATCGACAATACCTACAACCATAAACAGAGATCCTTTAAACACGGCATGATTGATCAAATGGAAAATAGCCGCCGCAGTCGCCGAAGCATAAAACAGCGGTTCCTCCGTGCCGGAAGCCAGCGAAGCGGCTGAGCCGAGTCCAAGCAGGCACATGATCAGCCCAAGCTGGCTGACGGTGGAATAGGCAAGCATGGCCTTCAAATCGGTTTGTTTAATCGCTTTGAATGATCCGTATAAGAGCGTGATTAGACCCGTGAGGGAGACCAACCACAACCAAAGGGACTCTCCGGCGAAAATGGGGCTAAGCCGCGCAACCAGATACAGCCCCGCCTTCACCATCGTGGCCGAATGAAGATAGGCGCTGACCGGAGTCGGCGCCTCCATGGCATCGGGCAGCCAGATGTGAAACGGGAATTGCGCCGATTTCGTGAAGGCTCCCAGCAAAATCAGCAGCATCGCCGGAATAATAAGCGGCTCCTGGGCCAGCATTTGTACCTGGCCGGTCATCTCGCGAATACTGTATGTTCCACTCATCACATAGAGCAGATTGAACCCGGCGAACATCGCCAGCCCGCCAAAGACGGTGATAAGCATCGACTTCAGCGCACCGTAACGGGATCTTTCCCGGCGGTGCCAAAAGGCGATCAGCAGAAAAGACGTAATGCTGGTTAACTCCCAAAA includes these proteins:
- a CDS encoding Na(+)/H(+) antiporter subunit C, producing MELIMAVAVGILFMIGVYLILSKSLLRIILGTSLLTHGVHLLLLTMAGLKTGAAPVLSDKAEAYVDPLPQALILTSIVISFGVSAFFLVLAYRAHQTLGTDDMDSIKGDKP
- a CDS encoding Na+/H+ antiporter subunit A gives rise to the protein MLHAAILIPFLLAALIPLVKRLLRIHPGWMVIPIPAALFLYFLTRIPGVQEGNYTRESVHWMPSLGIDISLYLDGLSLLFTLLITGMGALVILYSIYYLNKTEALARFYIYLLMFMGAMLGVVLSDNLMVLYGFWELTSITSFLLIAFWHRRERSRYGALKSMLITVFGGLAMFAGFNLLYVMSGTYSIREMTGQVQMLAQEPLIIPAMLLILLGAFTKSAQFPFHIWLPDAMEAPTPVSAYLHSATMVKAGLYLVARLSPIFAGESLWLWLVSLTGLITLLYGSFKAIKQTDLKAMLAYSTVSQLGLIMCLLGLGSAASLASGTEEPLFYASATAAAIFHLINHAVFKGSLFMVVGIVDHETNTRDLRRLGGLMSLMPVTFSVAVIGAFSMAGLPPLSGFLSKEMFFTAVLNIREFDVLDGHSWMILFPAVAWIASVFTFVYSMILVFKTFTGKLKEDKLDKIPHEAPLGLLISPVVLVSLAVVFGFFPGLLSYSLIEPAMAAVHNGLLTPEETFSVSIHFWHGWTPEVFMTLGVIAAGTLLFRGYSRLRMLDREWNTRNLLNRMYDGSLRLLERGSGRFTNLYMTGSNRHYLLYIFSFFIIALASVMLGEKGISLGMNHYAPLSFYEMAVIAVMLLAAVTVPFAKSRVNAVLFTGAVGYMVTLLFVIFRAPDLALTQMIVETVSVILFLLCFRYLPKLSKEKAPMRLKLPNLIIAAGVGITMTFIALAAMGSSPFAPISEFFLKESYSLAGGKNVVNVILVDFRGFDTLFEIMVLGIASLGIFGLISLRMEPGNLAYAGAKPGRPAYPFRSNDVILQTMSKVIVIIIITFSVYLFFAGHNHPGGGFIAALMASAALILLAIAFGMDTVRKAMPVNYRMITAMGLLIAILTAAGSLAFGAPFLSHSFGHFHLPIMGDTELATAVLFDLGVYLAVVGVTMSIIFTIRGDE